One genomic region from Kamptonema formosum PCC 6407 encodes:
- a CDS encoding response regulator: MNSLPNDCVTASILIVDDMVDNLRLLSDLLTEQGYKVRGVSKGTMALKAAKSFSPDLILLDIMMPEMDGYEVCQHLKAAENTCDIPIIFISALNDAADQLKAFAVGGVDYITKPFRIEEILARVKNHLRLRELQKKLAQQNERLEKEIWDRQLLEDKLRSSEAAIRVFFEAMNDIVLLIDAEDFSIKVAPTNSTRFYPDDTDILGQTIEQFFGENAEIFQSQIRLALDTQQIVNFEYSLLTSQGEVWFIASITPTSENTVAWVGRDISDRKQVEAALRQSEERFRSLVDNIPGAIYRCIFNSDVRVEFFSDAVEEIVGYQASEFIHDRVRSWTSIVHPQDREMVKLTIQKSLEIRHPFVLEYRVINANGSIRWVYDKGQGCFAQDGSLLWIDGAIFDISDRKQQEETLQRRAKIDSLLSNISRTFLDQDIDTAINFTLRVMGEYTASDRSYIIRYSESQNQMNNTYEWCAEGIVPLIGDLQAVSTQSFTWFYQQLISAKVVKIPRLSDLPPEANAEKAALERQCVQSTVNVALMESGNLVGFIGLNTVKSSRNWSSEEIGLLKIVGEIVAISLARHEAEVAQEKAAKAAFAASKSKSEFLANMSHELRTPLTAILGLSEALRDEVFGPLTAKQHQKLATIEQSGQHLLELINDVLDLSKIESGKMELHLSNTDIQGLCDASLAFVRQQAHQKQIKLSAHVPPRIGKVKIDERRMRQLLINLLSNAVKFTPESGAVWIEVKGDLEHETLQFIVADTGIGIAPENIGKLFQPFVQVDSSFTRRYAGTGLGLALVRQVIELHGGSVSLESELGSGSRFTVSLPWKQEVKKSAAPMTIAAHKSLNINQVLIVEDSAPAAEQIAHYLAELGINNSAIYSLGTGIVQEAIQINPDAIILDLQLPDRSGWDVLAQLKAEPRTQNIPILIVSVADEPVRSPAASVYEYLVKPFSRHQFQLALRKLAPAPQQLEKTAMMSESKSLPLILLAEDNEANISTIVEYLEAVGYRVATALNGVEAIQMARELKPNLVLMDIQMPAMDGLEATRQLRADVEFVQLPIIALTSLAMPGDREKCLEVGVNEYLAKPVSLKKLVEAIAFQLDRCQTLIL, from the coding sequence ATGAACAGCTTACCTAACGATTGTGTCACAGCCTCTATCTTGATTGTAGACGACATGGTGGATAACCTCCGGCTGCTTTCTGATTTGCTGACAGAACAAGGCTATAAAGTTCGAGGCGTATCCAAAGGTACAATGGCTCTCAAGGCAGCGAAGTCATTTTCCCCTGACTTAATTTTGCTGGATATTATGATGCCAGAGATGGATGGCTATGAGGTTTGCCAACACCTGAAAGCTGCGGAAAATACTTGCGATATCCCGATTATTTTTATCAGTGCTTTGAACGATGCGGCAGATCAACTCAAAGCTTTTGCTGTGGGAGGCGTAGATTATATCACAAAACCCTTTCGCATAGAAGAAATTCTTGCCAGAGTTAAGAACCATTTGCGACTGCGCGAGTTGCAAAAAAAACTGGCACAGCAAAATGAGCGCCTGGAGAAGGAAATTTGGGATCGTCAATTATTAGAAGATAAACTTCGCTCTTCAGAGGCGGCAATTCGGGTGTTTTTTGAAGCGATGAATGACATCGTATTACTGATTGACGCTGAGGATTTTAGTATCAAAGTTGCCCCTACAAATTCTACTAGATTTTACCCAGATGATACCGACATTCTCGGTCAAACTATAGAACAATTTTTTGGAGAAAATGCCGAGATTTTTCAGAGTCAAATCCGGTTGGCTTTAGATACACAACAAATTGTTAACTTTGAGTATAGTTTACTAACAAGCCAGGGCGAAGTTTGGTTTATTGCCAGTATTACCCCCACATCAGAAAATACAGTAGCTTGGGTGGGTCGAGATATTAGCGATCGCAAACAGGTAGAAGCAGCGCTGCGCCAAAGTGAAGAAAGATTTAGGAGTTTAGTAGATAATATTCCCGGTGCTATCTACCGCTGCATTTTTAACTCTGATGTCAGAGTGGAATTTTTCAGCGATGCTGTTGAGGAAATAGTTGGCTATCAAGCGAGCGAATTTATTCACGATCGAGTGCGGAGTTGGACAAGTATTGTCCATCCTCAAGATCGAGAAATGGTTAAATTAACCATCCAAAAATCTCTGGAAATTAGACACCCTTTCGTACTAGAATATAGAGTAATTAATGCCAATGGTAGTATCCGCTGGGTTTATGACAAAGGTCAAGGCTGTTTTGCCCAAGACGGGAGTTTATTATGGATAGATGGGGCAATATTTGATATCAGCGATCGCAAACAGCAGGAAGAAACTCTGCAACGCCGAGCTAAAATTGATAGCCTACTTAGTAATATTTCTCGTACTTTTCTAGACCAGGATATCGATACGGCGATTAATTTTACCTTAAGAGTAATGGGGGAATATACAGCTAGCGATCGCAGTTACATCATCCGCTACTCTGAAAGCCAAAATCAAATGAACAATACCTATGAGTGGTGTGCTGAAGGTATTGTACCACTGATTGGCGATTTGCAGGCAGTTTCAACCCAGAGTTTTACTTGGTTTTATCAACAGCTAATCAGTGCCAAAGTAGTTAAAATCCCTCGGCTTTCAGACTTACCCCCTGAAGCTAACGCAGAGAAAGCAGCACTTGAACGCCAATGCGTCCAATCAACCGTTAATGTTGCTTTAATGGAATCAGGCAACTTAGTAGGATTCATTGGTTTAAATACCGTGAAATCTTCCCGAAATTGGAGTTCGGAAGAGATCGGTCTTCTAAAAATAGTAGGAGAAATTGTTGCTATTAGTCTGGCTCGTCATGAAGCCGAAGTTGCCCAGGAAAAAGCGGCAAAAGCTGCCTTTGCTGCTAGCAAATCGAAAAGCGAATTTCTCGCTAATATGAGTCACGAACTCCGCACTCCCCTCACCGCCATTCTTGGTCTTTCTGAAGCCTTACGAGATGAAGTTTTCGGCCCTTTAACTGCCAAACAACACCAAAAACTAGCAACTATTGAGCAGAGCGGTCAACATTTGCTAGAACTGATTAATGATGTTCTCGATTTATCAAAAATTGAATCGGGCAAGATGGAATTGCACTTAAGTAATACTGACATTCAAGGATTATGCGATGCCAGCCTAGCCTTTGTCCGACAACAAGCTCACCAAAAACAAATTAAACTCAGCGCTCACGTTCCTCCCAGAATTGGTAAAGTCAAAATTGATGAACGGCGGATGCGACAACTCCTGATTAATTTACTCAGCAATGCCGTCAAATTTACCCCAGAAAGCGGTGCAGTTTGGATAGAAGTTAAAGGAGATTTAGAACATGAAACTTTGCAGTTTATCGTCGCTGATACAGGCATTGGAATTGCGCCAGAAAACATCGGTAAACTCTTTCAACCTTTTGTGCAAGTAGATAGTTCTTTTACTCGCCGCTATGCAGGTACAGGTTTAGGATTAGCTTTAGTCCGCCAAGTGATAGAATTGCACGGAGGTAGCGTTTCCCTAGAAAGCGAATTAGGTAGCGGCAGCCGTTTTACAGTTTCTCTCCCCTGGAAGCAAGAAGTTAAAAAAAGTGCGGCTCCGATGACGATTGCCGCTCATAAATCTTTGAATATTAATCAAGTTTTGATTGTAGAAGATTCTGCGCCTGCTGCCGAACAAATTGCCCATTACTTAGCAGAACTAGGTATTAACAATTCTGCGATTTATTCCTTGGGAACAGGGATAGTACAAGAAGCGATCCAAATTAACCCAGATGCGATTATTTTAGATTTGCAACTACCAGATCGCTCTGGTTGGGATGTGTTAGCACAACTCAAAGCGGAACCGCGTACCCAGAATATTCCTATTTTGATTGTTTCTGTGGCTGACGAACCTGTACGATCGCCAGCAGCAAGTGTATATGAGTATTTAGTCAAACCTTTTTCCCGGCATCAGTTTCAGTTGGCTTTACGCAAGTTAGCTCCTGCTCCCCAACAGCTTGAAAAAACGGCTATGATGTCAGAATCAAAGTCATTACCTTTGATTTTACTGGCAGAGGACAATGAGGCAAATATCTCTACAATAGTGGAATATTTGGAAGCTGTCGGCTACCGAGTAGCAACTGCC